The Montipora capricornis isolate CH-2021 chromosome 3, ASM3666992v2, whole genome shotgun sequence genome includes the window AAGTTACAAGAAAAGGTTTTGATTTGAAATCCTATTTTCTTCTTATTTTAACTGAATGCAAAAGGTGAGCAGGGATCAGATTGAGGTTTCAAATCAATAATACATATGCATTGGTACAGGACttaatcattaattttttggagTTAAGTGGACAGGTATTCTAGAATCAAGCCTTTTTTTTTGCACCGAAGGTTAACCCCTTTACAATAATGGTTAACGCCaggttatttttcattccaAAAAAGGACCCCTTGAGAAGGAAAGCACTGTAAAAGTAATCCATTTTTTCCCTGTCCAATGAAGAATAATGTGAGTGACTGCTTAATCACTCCACTCCCCTTCCCTTCCCTtaactcccctcccctccctagACGTGATCACGCCTAAGCCaatgagagaaaacaaaagtCCATGTGAACGATCGACTTTCTCCGAATTTTGTATTATCTTAGAAATATTCAAAGATCCATCGATGTACTGGCTAGAAGCAAGTCTTCGGAAGTCTTCGGACATCTTCGGATATGATCGGAGCCTACGAAGAATCCTGGCACTCTCGGGAGAAAAATATCACGactataaattaaaaaaagttggcaggtatactCTTACCTCTGATACCTTATCATCACCAGCTTCAGTCctcattttctttcttaaagCCTCTTCTTCGATCGCGCCCTCATCTTGTAGTGACCTTTTCAAACCAGCTCTGTCTTGATTAAGAGGAGACATTGTTGACGTATTTTCCTCAAGTTCCACTTGGCACGTGGTGTTGTCACAATCCTCCATTTTAGCTTAAAAACCCGAGAAGTCGAGCATGAACTCTCTTAAAAGGTACACAGGCGTTTCGTATGAACAATAAGAGCAACGTTGACACACAAAAGATTTGCAAAGGGTTTACTAAATCTGCTCAGAAAAAATGTAGAGCTGAGGGATGAGCCCGCAAATAAACCACATAGCAGTCTTACGTATGTCAATATTATGATGCGTGTTAGAAATCACTCGTCCCAGTTTTCATGTTCAGCTTTGATTTCGAGAATTTGTGTCTTTTGCTTGTCACGTAAAAAAGTTGTGAGACGATCATGATGCTTCGAGGTGGATCCTCGTTTGGGAGCCTGAGAGGCTTAAATATTCTGACAAGACAGCTGGTAGGGAATTTAAGTCGTTTGTAACTCTTGTTTTAAAATACTGTTGTAATACTTTAGTGTGGATTGACTATTACATAAGTTAGCTAGGCCATACAAAGTGTCTTGTTTCCCTTTGATCTCACTTCCTTGTAATAAACCACTTCCCCGTGGATATCTTTTTCTGAAGGGCGCTGCCAAAGTCCTTTCCGAAGGAAGGTAATCGCAGTTAGCATCCTAGCCTTGCATTTTTTCATGAAGGGTTTTTTCATGAAGGGTGTAGGagaaaagtttattttttcctcaGGAAAAGTGGTCAAGGTTCGGTACGGGTTGTTGCGTCAGTCCTTTGTTACTCTTTAGCTTAGTGGATAAGTTGTTTGTGGCCTCATCCAATTACAAGGAGGGGTCACTAATGTATACTTATAGTCTTTTAAGGGGAGGGCCCCCTAATAGTTTTTGTCCCTCTACCCTTTCCAAAAAATTCATCCTGCAAAGTTGAGTTTGATTTTCATTGAGGCATATTTTCTTTCACCAAAGATGCATTGTCTTTTCATGGTTTCTGTATTTCTATGTTGTTCaaggttttgttgttgttttgtttgtaatgtTCATTACTTAAATGGATCACCGGTATTGTTAATGTTTCCCCAGGTACATGTATGTCAGAGGTCTTCGTTGTTTGAAGGCACATCCAGGTGGTTCCATATCAACAAAGGGAAACCATTTGCATGGGTACAGAACAACTTACATGTGACTTTCATGCTTCATAAATGAACTAGATCCCTCCCTATTTTAATCGGcaacctacatgtatgttaaatTAATGTCAGGGGTGGAGCCAGGGGTGGTCATGAGGTGCCcgtgaacccccctcccccccccccttctttgTGACAGTCAACACAACAACATAATACATACCATATCTGTGAGACTGGAACAGAGTAATTTGTGTCACCTGGAACTTACTTTATCTATGTGCACAGCTATTTTGTAGGCTTGCCCCTCCTCACTGCTTATCCgaaaaattgtcactttcacTAAAAACAGCATGGATGTTGACTGGTCAGCACCCTGGATTTGAGAGAGTgtgacccctccccccccccccccccaatttcaaAAATCCTAGCTACACCCCTGAATATtttacaattattccatgagcgcgcgttggatatgagatggtaaatagccaacgaggcgcgtagcgccgagttagctataaccagtctcatatccaacaagcgcgaatggaataattgttttattaaattccttaaactccaaaaatttggaagtacgaaataccagcaaaaaaagagagaaaatccgagcgaaatcgaaaaaacttgatgaagatgcgatgttgtgtaatactttgtggtcagacagacgtaggctcatcgcaaaaacatttcttgccttttcgcgtacttcaaaacttcggaattgatccaaagtttctacaaaaaaaatgttttttcatttttggctttattcagagagaaatttcgctttcggccgaaaacgtttttagcttagcaacgcttagcgcaatcttttaccatataaggtcaaactaaggtatatgagctgataaccgagattgagtgagccaatcagagcacgcgaaatgcattatccgaggttgaaaatttaataatcttGATTAACATTACTGTGTGGCTaaatggaggttgggtgcctggGATAATTGTCCCGGGGCTTTCACTGCAGGTCAGCCAGCCAGCCTCTTGATTAAGTAATGTATCCATGATCAGCAACCCTCACAACCCTGCTATGAGCCCCCACACCAGGCATCCAGGCACCTatcacactgataaacagtagaTGTAGGGAGAGGTGGGATGGAGCAAAAGACCAACTGGACAGTCACAGCACGAAGTGGCTGGCTAAATGTCAGGCAAAATGTCCGATAAATTACCATGTGGTTAAGCAACTGAATGATCATGCGCCTGATGCCAAACAGCGCCGACTGCACTTAGGTGATCAACTGGTGCGGACCACTACTGCTGTTTGTTACCCTGCATTTACAAGTAACTGCATTATGTTGCCTTGATTTAGGATCAGACAAAGTTCTCACTCTTGAAAAAGATGTGCAAAAGATTTACAACCATTGAGGCTTCAGTTTCACCAGCATCTGTTCGGTTATCACCCCAAGGGACCAAAATAACAGGTTCATTTATAGTACTTAATGTAACCATCATTGTTATAGTATATTATAAGGTATTCATAAACGGGGCATGGGTGGAGCCAAGGGGAAGACCCAGGGTGGGGGAGGAAAATAATTCACATATGCACACTTTCCTAGATTATCCAGAAGTATTCCCAATTTTCCTAGATTCCTATATAAGTCAAAAGCCATTTTGGACCTTTTCTCTAAGATTTTATTCTCAAAATTTCCCAGAATCCATATCCAGGCTCAGGTCTGGTCAGCAAGCATCTTCTCTTGTTCTGTTACTCTTTCCCTTAGGCTCATGCAAGAGATTGTATGAAGGATATTTGTTAAGCCAATGAAAGTCTACCAACAAAATGCCCACACTTCCCTACAATAGTGGATGATAAATTGTTGAAGACAGAGGGCAAAGTCGAAGAAAAAACCCCAGACTTAAAATTTCCAAAATGCCCTCAAGGGAAGCGGTATGGGATATGTAACTGTAAGGGTAAATCAATGATAGTTTTGATGGTCTGTAAAATGTCACTTTATAGCTATCTAATAGCTATTAAAAAGCATACTTAGGTGAATAAGACTAATTTCTGCATGTAGTGTAAGACACCTAACCCTACTCtggcaaataaaattaattattgtggCAATGAATTTGATTCTTGCCAGTGACAGTTTTTGCCTTAAAATCAAAGACCTGGCAAAAACACTATATGGTACAAAGTTATaaggacattactaaacaacaaaacaccgaaacaccaaaacaccaaaacagcgaaacgaaacactaaaacaccatgtttgaccccaccatacattgaatactaaccgaccaaggttggatttgagattaaacattgTTTcaggcttaattaggcctatgaagttattgctcctaatctcagtcttaatctgaatcctaatcttaatctcaatgaattaggagcaataacattttaggcctaattaggcctaaactgATATTTAATCTGAAATCCAATCTTTGTGAGTATTCAATGTAtcgtggggtcatacatggtgttttttAGTGTTGCATTTCCCtgtttcgctgtttcggtgttttGTAGTTTAGTAATGCCCAAGTTATGGTAATTTAAGAACTGGTAGACTCAGTGCACGCTGTTCAAGGCCCTTAACCCTTTggcgtccaaaccggcctaaaccggcctaaaccggccagacttacagggctcaaaattaacaaaaaaatccagtcgcaatttgcGACAAGAtgcgaaaatttagtcgcaatttcgcaaattttagtcgcaaaaatcgccgcgctgcattgtaTTGTCAGcatttttgggaaaaaatatgagcccgcaatacatgtgtgtaaagaaaccgctgaaaatggcgaatgatcgaaggaatggagctgtgcacgtagcatcgcagctaaattactctgcaattacgctatcttcagagaaaattcacagcgagaaacaaaatcattttgtcgtttatttattttagcaaaagtagcagcaaagtggcaactgctaacccttttgtttcgaaagagcgaaggtgacaacaagtcgcgaagttgcgacttctccagatattttagtcgcaaagagAAAAATTAAGTCGCAAATGTgaccgtattggtcgcaatttcgagccctgacttagtattttgctctgtctaacgccagatgattttactcgtcaatggggaacctctgggagtcaatgggttaatgaacCTGTTGTaagcaaccttttttttttttggctggtTCTCAGGCTACTGGCTGCTTGGCTGTGCTGGTATGGTTGTAGGCTCTGTCGTCCTGGGCGCAGTCACTCGCCTGACTGAATCTGGTCTCTCGATGGTTGACTGGCATCTTATAAAGGGCATGAAGCCACCAAGAACCCAAGATGAGTGGGAAAGGGAGTTTGAGAGATATCAGAAGTATCCAGAATATAAATAGTGAGAAAAGTTTTCTTCATTTGAGTTCAGTTACCACGTATTGATTTCCTCACTTTGCTGAGTATCGGATGAGTATCTGGCTACTGTTTGGGAAGCTGCGTGTTTGGAATGTGAAACAAGCACTCAGATACTTAAGATAACAGAGAGGAAAGTGCCACTGAAAATGGTTGGGATTTTCTCTGATAGGaactataaaaataataaactgtaGGTCCAATCCCACAAGCGGCAAAGCCTTGCTAGAAAAAATGAGATTCTAtgttgcaaacaaaaaaaatctgtaagtcaaacatatttttttagGGAGACCCCTTAAACAAGAACTACAATTTTGAACTGCAGCTATTTTTGGTATCATTGCTCAGTGTTTACACATTTTTTTACTATAAAGTAACCCTGTACATGTAACAGTTATAACAGAAAATATCTGAAAGAAAGTCACAAAAAGTGTGCGCATTGACAAGAGTAACCATTGGCTTTTAAGCTGGTCACCACCATATTTATGATAGATGTGGTTGTAAATAGTGACCTCATCAAGTACACAATCACCTAATGTAACATTAATTAAAACAGTATAGGTTTATTTACAAGTTAGAGTACCCATTAACTCTATTCCCTCCTTACTCAGTTTAATGCCAGACAGTTTTACTCAGACATCAATGGGGGACAGTTCAGTGGCAAAATACTGGTAGTTACCCGGTAACTAAATACAtctatgatgaaatgatatatgaaatggatcatataggaactgtggatatgaaatcaaatgaagctatgatcctcgtagttatgaacacaattaattttttgcaattgtgttaagaagcctgaaaaattcaggtcttCTATAGGGTTTGAACCCCTtgacttcgcgataccggtgcgacgctctatccaactgggctatgaagccactgacgttgggagctggtcatttgtgggttccaatgttccagTCAGGAAtgaattaatgatgaaatgataaatACATCTAATTACATTAATTATAGTCACAGCCTCGACAACTTATACATTAAACGGACCACAAAAGGAAAAGAGGTGCAAATTAAAGGGGAGAGGGGCTAACTTTCATAATCGGATGGCGACATCCAGACCTCTGAAAAGAGGGCCCTCATCTATTTACATAAGCTACTCAGTCTGGTAAACTGAAATTGGAAGCCCTAAGCTAATCAGTTGTTTCAACTTGTTTTTTGTAGCACCAATCAAGGTATTACATTAACAGAGTTCAAGTGGATCTGGTACATGGAGTATGCTCACAGGATGTGGGGACGCATGGTTGGTGCTGTGTTTTATCTCCCTGCTGCCTACTTTTGGTACAAAGGATACTTCAATAAAGGACTGAAAATCAGAGTCGGAGTGTTTGGGGTTCTGATTATGTGCCAGGTGTGGAATCAACAGTTACTTATATTATTTTCAACAGATACTGATATTAAAATGCATATATAGGTTCATTCAGACAGAGGCTATGATGTTGTTAATGATCTACAGTCGACAAACTGCTTGTATCAGGTGTTTTTGCCTCAGTCCCAGATTGCATGATCCTTCCAGGTCATCTCAGTTGTAACTGCATTTATGAATTTCATCATTCGGGTTTTTGCTCACGATTTGCTGTATCTTTTGGAAGGTTGTAACATATCCTAGTGATGCTAACTTCCAATTCTGTGGCAAATGCCCATACAAACTTATTACATGAGAAAAACAGATTGGGTTGATTACCAATGGGCCAATGAACCTTTCAACCCGAAAATTGTTTATCACTCACCTTCCAAAGTACATTTCTTAACACAACTGCTGACATCAATATAGTTATTAAACACAAAGACattcttgactaacaagaatcTCTTTACTCACTGCCTTATCAAAGCAACACTGACAATCCAATCTGAAGATCTTTTCATGATGACAAAATGGACATAGAAAGACAAACAGCATTGGGTAAATAccggtaataataattatttgttttggaCAGATTGTTTTAAGGGCTTTTTTATTGACCAGTTAATTTTACGTAAAGCATAATATGCATCCATAGTTGATTGAATATATTAATGATCGGCATGTGCACAGGGCATTTAATACTAAACCATGAAACAGTGAAACGAAATACCAAAACACTGTGTATAGCCCCatcatacattgaatactaaccgtcagaggttggattttgagattgaatatcgttttaggcctaattaggcctaaaacattattgctcctaatctcaatCTTAATCCTAATCTTCATCTCAATTAATTAGGATCAATAATGCttttggcctaattaggcttaattAAAACGATATTATTttaatctcaaaatccaacTTTTGTCGGTTAGTAATCAATGTATGGTGAGGTCGTACATGATGTTTTGGTGATTTGTTTctctgtttcgttgtttagtcaTGTCCATGTGCACAAAGGACCGCGCCTTTCAAGCAATTCTTTTTATTTAACAAGTTTCTGCTTTATTTCAGGGTTTGTTGGGTTGGTATATGGTAAAAAGTGGGCTTGACGAAgagaaaataagtaaaacaGAGATTCCTCGTGTCAGTCAATATCGACTTGCAGCTCATCTAACCTTGGCATTCTTGCTGTATTCAGGGCTTGTGTGGTGTGCCCTGTGTCAGTTTATTCCTCGACCAAAGGTACATCCTTTAAATGGTGTAAAATGCAGCAGTGACCTGTTAGAGCTTAAAATCTTTGAATTTTTCTCTAAGCAATAGCTGTTTCTCCTCATCACTGGCTATTAAATTACCAGTAACTTAATGTGATTAGCTAGTATTTTAGGGCTTACGTTTCTCTCCCcacaaaaaaagggaaatgatGGCCGGAAATGCATCTGTGTTTGCAGGCTGACAAAGATTATTCATAAACGTAATTCTCTCAATGCTCTGTGCAAGCTAATCATGTGATCTTAATATGGAGCTAGTCTCTATATATGTAGGTACAAAATTAATAAGCAATTCAAGgaaaactctcattgtacctgatgaaggctggtttggccagccgaaatatggTACATTACTTACTAAATCAAATCTACTTTGTAatggctcttgctcaaaatatttagtttctcaatttgtaattacgccgatcagatcaagccagtttgatccaacgtacaccgacaggagtATAATGTCTACGGTTGCTTGCTTGAAAACTCTCTTACAagccagggcccggttgttcaaaagccgattaacgctaatcccagatttaaaattaaccaaggagttcatttctctactcccaaatgcttttcaatgctgatattcggcaaagttttacattagaggaggtcaatcttggaaaacaaaaataagcaaaagaaaccttcatcaaaaagttgaaaacatgaaacaaaagtttacgctaatcctggattaagttaatcggttttttgaacaaccaggcccaggtggtttcctgaggtctccCTGTGCCAATGACACTGGTTCTGAaacctgcaaaactaagtaAATGTTGATTGATTGAATGAAATGGCTTGTACATTGTATCGTTTTCATTCAATTTAAGTGAGAATGTTTTTGATACTGTATCATTATGTTCTCGTATTCTTGCGTTCTAGTATGCCATGACACCACAGTTAAGAAAGATCAGAATGCTGGCTCATATTTGTAAGGGCTTCGTAGGATTCACAGCTGTATCTGGTAAGATACTTTTGACAAATCTTTCAGATTGGAGAACTTGTTTCTGAAATGAATccttctgttgttgttgttttttgtgtcACGGCAAGCTATTTGATTTCCAACAATGTCTTTGAGatgggacctccggtttacagtccttaggGAGCATTAATAATTTATCTAGAGGGTGGGCTATGATGATTTCCTTATTTtgtcctttcattttttttaccccccccccccccgatcaTCTCAGGGTTTTTTTTCTGACCCCCCTCAAGAGATGTTGATTTATCAAAGGAAAATATCATAGCTCCCcgctctcccccccccccccccagcacaTAGTCAAACATGTCAAACTCACCCTTAACCATATCAAAGTCAGGTATATTGAGCTTTATTAGTAATTAACAAAGTAAATCACTAACAACTTGCACTAATGAAATGGTGATATTTCAAGATGTCAATTTATAGAAATATATTGTTCGGTACAGATAAATCTCTATGCAtgtttaattcaaagttgttccATTTTGGACATTCTTGAGAAAAGCTGATTGAATGATTTGCTGATACCGGTAATAAATTTAACTATCTGAATTGGTGCTGGAGAAAAAGTAGTCTTTTTGTTGCATTGAACATACATTCCATAtaaaatagaccttattcacgatggccgccatgatggatttgctattatcatgcaaattagctactcACTTcttagggggcaaacaacacaagtgcgagaggttataacgaacatcttagccacacagatgatttgtttcacgttcattgaatgtttataaCCTAAGtggtaaaatagaatgattacgcaagttacttcgatgttgtttttagtgaaaaatgagcagttAACATATTAGAAGGTCAAAATGTCAatggcaatcaaaagatataaaattattataaaaggtacttaattctaaattctaaaaggtacttttagcaatgttatttcaatatttcgacaagccaattttctgcaatttgccttttttccaatgtttgcccccccaggataacacatggctaatttgcatgacaatttgaaaaccatcaTGACCGCTAttgtgaataaggcctattgagaGACCTTGTAGCACAAGAAGTGGGCGTCATGCATCGAGTTTCATACTCTAGTTCTGTatcaacattttttcaaaatgaaataaaagacaGGAATTATATAAGCGTCCAACAGCatattttcatttccttttctttttcaggaaaaaaatggTTGGCCCCCCCTATGCTTGATGTCATTTTCGTTGAAAATTTTcggcagcccccctcccccctaaatCATAGTAGGGTAAAAGAGTGAACCCCCCTCAGAATCATCATAGCCCAACCTCTAGGTAAATTATGAATGCtcccttatccgagaagacttgaaagtctaaccatgtgcgggtgtaattacaaaggcaaaggcactttctcctcagttattttaagaccctgagtgttgttcCGGCCGGAGACGAACTCttgacctcccgcgtgacatcccgaaactttttcaagtttccagttccgtggTGTCTTTCGTTTTCAAAATACAGCGTtctgaatttccgaattgtcaccgtgcgtgacaccatgatgcaaagctatttggttgaaaaaaaaatgtatatgcctatgaatctcagcagtctgaACTTTTTAAGTACtgtaggagatgtgttcatacacatgtatttatctcatgagcgaaaagtaagcgctttcctTGCAAAGTGAACTCTCAGATGTTTTCTAGTCTGCGTAGGTGGCGGTTTTGTTGTTGCGGAGCGAGAGAGATTTCTGTAACCACCGTATCGCATTATCCCAAATACAAATTTTAATGATGGcacataaaatacaaaaatagaCCTTTCCTCGGTTTCTGAAGCCATATTTAATGTATTGGAATTTTGCTGACTTTGAaccattataaatcctttaaGGTCTGACGGCTATGGATATCAAGAATACCTCTAAAAAAGCACTTCTGTTTagattattttcgtgaagtatgacgatcagaatcaagctataacgactGTAAACGAAATttttaaaactaaagaaaatttaaaattttgaaatctgcctTTTTGCAGCGGACTTATAGAAgtttgaattcggccaaaatcccatacactGTAATTTAAGCCGCTTTTCCCCCaccaaccaagatggcgtcagaaaccgtgaaaaggtccaTTAGCCGTGACACATGCATACATTGTGTGCCTATTTTACATTAACGCTAGCCTAATAttttatttgctatttttccAGTCCTACCATATACATTTATGTCCAGAAATCGAATGGACATACGATAATTAGATGCACAACAATTTTGAtaagcatcacaaagtgtccactTCTCTTCTCCTTaacctccaaaccttatgcgcgtgctcagtacggaaaacttgGACTCGTCCGAGGACTCATAGTCGTCCTCGTCTtccaatctaaaggtccctatttcTTGCTTCTGGGAACAAGGACAGTACTGTCTCAAAGTGTCCCCGAAATTCCGGTCGGTCTTCAAGAAAAGATAAACAGGTGCATTTACCGTCACCAAAAAATAGTTATCAGTAACCCTTTCGCTAGACTGCGAGCATTCTCTTTCTTCTCCAAGACTACGCGACCACGAGTGTGTTACTAGTAGGAGCGCGACCCAGGCCACGCGAGCTGGTACCTTGGATCTTATCCTCCCTCTTCCCAATCCCTTCTCGGTTTTACctaaaatttgcataattaatttgttttcatccgcgtgttggatatgaggAAGAAAGGAAGACTGCTTGCAATCTACACTTATGCTTACGTCATAGCTAGCATTAGGTAGCAAATGTTTAGACTTAAAGGGGCACTTTGTGTTGGAAGTCAAAATTGGGGATGCATCTAATTAtatgtatttctggacataagtgagttccttttcattgaactttattcttttgttccatTGCATTTTTGGAGTTTATGAGTCTTATTGATGTATTTGAGAAACCAAAGGAATTTGATGTGTTACTTGTTGTATTTAAACACAAACTCTTCTAATTCCGAGATGGTAATGGTAATTTTGGTGGTTGGTCATACAGTAGGTTGGTAATCCTGTGACTGCCCCTCTCTCCACAGGTGCATTCGTTGCAGGCCTTGATGCTGGTCTTGTTTACAACTCTTTTCCCAAGATGGCTGATCGATGGATTCCAAGTGACTTGTTCGCCTTGGAACCATGGtggaaaaatttctttgaaaatccAACAGCAGCGCAATTTGTTCATCGAATTCTGGTAAGTTAAAGGAATGTTATTACCAAATTGATCAGCCTGAAATTTATGATGACTTCAAGATCAACCTTCAATGAAAGCTTTTAATGACAAAGAAAATGGCTCTTCTCGCTTCTAGTGTATTCAAAAtttggtacatttctctccCTTACCAAATCTCATCCTATAATCAATGATCAAACCTCACGTTCAATGAAAAGTTAAGCGCACAACGCTGCATCCGTAATTATCCTTCTTAGTTTGAATGCCAGTACTGTCGCTGTTAGGAAGCCTCACGGAAAACACAGTTGTCTTCGCGCTATTTTTttcgcgactccgcccaatccggaatatattttctcccgactagccgtcaatataatgtggtattgccgtctcaaaatcgcaaatTTGTTTATAGTAACCCTACTACTaagggttaccctagcaggagggtcaaagatagcccgggtttacatgcaaaatttcacaggtagggttaccctaccacccgggacaactttgcgtgcttggtaagcgccagcatcgcaaacacaatgaaaaccgctaaaaagttgtcccgggtaggcgagttgtccctagcagagcgtttacaaggcagctagggtaaccctagcactcagaTAGGGTTGCCCTAGCGCCAGGGCAaacacgtcgatgaaaaaaagaagaaatgtatgagtgctagggtaaccctcttgctagggtaaccctagcactagggttaccctatcagcttgtaaacagggccttagatGTCTGATCGAGACTGTAAGATTTCGACTTTCGATTTTCAGCAAGGTCGCAGTGAGCAACGATTGTAAGTCACTAAGCTATCATTTTCTAAGCGAAATTTTTTCGCAATTAAAGAAACAGGTAAAACCGTTGTGAAAAAGCGTGGAAAAAATCCATGAACGAGACACGAACGTGCGATTTCTCTGCACACTGCTGGCCACCACTgaagttgctgcatgcctcagttt containing:
- the LOC138043875 gene encoding heme A synthase COX15-like — protein: MMLRGGSSFGSLRGLNILTRQLVHVCQRSSLFEGTSRWFHINKGKPFAWDQTKFSLLKKMCKRFTTIEASVSPASVRLSPQGTKITGYWLLGCAGMVVGSVVLGAVTRLTESGLSMVDWHLIKGMKPPRTQDEWEREFERYQKYPEYKYTNQGITLTEFKWIWYMEYAHRMWGRMVGAVFYLPAAYFWYKGYFNKGLKIRVGVFGVLIMCQGLLGWYMVKSGLDEEKISKTEIPRVSQYRLAAHLTLAFLLYSGLVWCALCQFIPRPKYAMTPQLRKIRMLAHICKGFVGFTAVSGAFVAGLDAGLVYNSFPKMADRWIPSDLFALEPWWKNFFENPTAAQFVHRILGTTTVSSVAILFLLASPLTLPGRANLAVKCLLGVSAAQVSLGIATLLLYVPTHLAACHQAGALSLLTVGLWLTNELRKPLVPK